From a region of the Chitinophaga caseinilytica genome:
- a CDS encoding UDP-N-acetylmuramate--L-alanine ligase translates to MHQLAIALKTKGYRVTGSDDEIFEPSRTNLRLAGILPDPLGWDPARVTADLNAVILGMHARADNPELLRAQELKIPIYSFPEYIYQESRNKTRVAIGGSHGKTTITSMVMHVLQQCRLQFDYLVGARLEGFEQSVNITDAPLIVCEADEYPASVIEKRPKFHFLHPQIAVLSGIAWDHINVFPTFENYLEQFAIFIRTMEPGGRLIYNETDETLRQLVEKEGQHLVLEPYGMPEHVIRNGITRVRFGNASTDLMVFGGHNLLNIHAALLVCRALGIGDIDFLAAIATFKGAAKRLELVGKSEETAIYRDFAHAPSKVKATIQAVKAQYPERKLIAVLELHTYSSLSAGFMKEYAGALDPADEAAVFYSGHALEIKRMPYLAPDVIREGFGRKDLQVFTNRADLEQWLDGRQYPNANLLMMSSGDYEGLDLAGLKKYLPVQKPQS, encoded by the coding sequence ATGCATCAGCTGGCGATTGCGCTGAAGACCAAAGGGTACAGGGTTACGGGGAGCGACGACGAGATTTTCGAGCCCTCCCGCACCAATCTCCGGCTGGCCGGCATCCTGCCCGATCCGTTGGGATGGGATCCCGCCCGCGTCACGGCCGACCTCAACGCCGTGATCCTCGGCATGCACGCCCGGGCCGATAACCCCGAACTGCTGCGCGCCCAGGAGCTGAAAATCCCGATTTACTCCTTTCCCGAGTACATTTACCAGGAAAGCCGCAACAAAACCCGCGTCGCCATCGGCGGCAGCCACGGCAAAACCACCATCACCTCCATGGTCATGCACGTGCTGCAGCAATGCCGCCTGCAATTCGATTACCTGGTGGGCGCCCGGCTGGAAGGGTTCGAACAGTCGGTCAATATCACCGATGCACCCCTGATCGTTTGCGAGGCAGACGAATACCCGGCTTCCGTCATCGAAAAACGGCCGAAATTCCATTTCCTCCACCCGCAGATAGCGGTGTTGAGCGGCATCGCCTGGGACCATATCAACGTTTTCCCTACTTTCGAAAATTACCTCGAGCAGTTCGCCATTTTCATCCGGACGATGGAGCCCGGCGGACGGCTGATCTATAACGAAACCGACGAAACCCTCCGCCAACTGGTGGAAAAAGAGGGCCAGCACCTCGTGCTGGAGCCCTACGGCATGCCGGAACACGTGATCCGCAACGGCATTACCCGCGTACGGTTCGGCAACGCTTCCACCGATCTCATGGTGTTCGGCGGCCATAACCTCCTCAACATCCACGCCGCCCTGCTCGTTTGCCGGGCCCTCGGCATCGGGGATATCGACTTCCTGGCCGCCATCGCCACGTTCAAGGGCGCGGCAAAACGGCTGGAGCTCGTCGGGAAAAGCGAGGAAACCGCCATTTACCGCGATTTCGCGCACGCCCCCTCCAAGGTAAAAGCCACCATCCAGGCCGTGAAGGCCCAATACCCGGAACGCAAGCTCATCGCCGTACTGGAACTGCATACCTACAGCAGCCTCAGCGCGGGCTTCATGAAAGAATACGCCGGCGCCCTCGACCCGGCAGACGAAGCCGCCGTTTTCTACAGCGGCCATGCCCTCGAGATCAAACGCATGCCGTATCTTGCGCCCGATGTGATCCGCGAAGGGTTCGGAAGGAAAGACCTCCAGGTCTTCACCAACCGCGCCGACCTCGAGCAATGGCTCGATGGAAGGCAGTATCCCAACGCTAACCTGCTGATGATGAGCTCCGGAGATTACGAAGGGCTCGACCTCGCAGGACTGAAAAAATATTTACCGGTTCAGAAACCTCAATCATAA
- a CDS encoding S9 family peptidase — MTRSAMWLVSLGLWCTGAMAQSKKPLDHSVYDSWQNIGVKMVSPDGRWAVYTVTPQEGDATLYIRNLQTNRQFAIERGAAPVITEDSRYVAFSIKPRFQETRQARIKKAKPDDMPKDSLALFDLETGKTILQAAKVKSFKTPEKGSGLLAYLVEPAKDTTSKKTPAKPAPAADFADADDDGPGKSGGASTGDLIIVQTGKSLLFDTIKNVSSYTVSKPGNALTAVVNPGKKDSLAQPGVLLWNPAKRERKFISKGHGQFAQFAFDEKGEQLAWTVSRDSAKAPVTVYALAFYGPGMDTARLAISRTSSGMRDKWSVSENGNIAFSRNGQRIFFGTAPIPKPKDTTIVDFEVAKVDVWHYLDDYLQPMQLKNLDRELKRNYTAVYFPAENRMVQLGDDSMEDFRYGDEGNAEYGLGTSDSHSRVAMQWTGKTNKNAWMVHIPSGRRMSIKQDLNGQIAISPSGKYIIWFDNMNSQYSTYDFLTGSTRIITAAIPEKLTDEENDVPDFPSPYGTSGWMENDKYVYINDRYDIWQVDPSGKEAPVMVTQGIGRAKKTVLRNVKLNMDERFFIPKQTLLLESQADSTKHGGYWTVRLLDKAAPKPAVSGPYAFTAPIKAKNASMVLYQRSTYQESPDVFAGEELSTAKRISQLNPQQQQYNWGTAELFKWKTFNGQETEGIVYKPEDFDPSKKYPVLIYFYEKLTDGLYGYQPPAPTPSRLNITFFVSRGYVVLAPDIRYENGHPGKSAYDYIVSGAEALAKNPWIDRSNMAIQGQSWGGYQVCYLVTATPLFKAAWAGAPVANMTSAYGGIRWESGMNRQFQYEHTQSRIGATLWDKPELYIENSPLFHLPKVTTPLVIMHNDADGAVPWYQGIEMFTGLRRLGKPVWMLNYNGDAHNLMQRQNRKDIQVRQQQFFDHYLKGAPAPKWLSKGVPATDKGRDWGFDVE; from the coding sequence ATGACCCGATCTGCAATGTGGCTCGTATCCCTCGGCCTATGGTGCACCGGCGCGATGGCGCAATCTAAAAAACCGCTGGACCACAGCGTGTACGACAGCTGGCAAAATATCGGCGTGAAAATGGTGAGCCCCGACGGGCGCTGGGCCGTTTACACCGTTACGCCCCAGGAAGGCGACGCCACCCTTTACATCCGCAACCTGCAAACCAACCGGCAATTCGCCATCGAACGGGGCGCGGCACCGGTCATCACCGAAGACTCCCGGTACGTAGCGTTCTCCATCAAACCGCGCTTCCAGGAAACCCGGCAGGCACGCATCAAAAAAGCGAAACCCGACGATATGCCGAAGGATTCCCTCGCACTGTTCGACCTCGAGACCGGCAAAACCATCCTCCAGGCCGCGAAAGTCAAATCCTTCAAAACACCCGAAAAAGGCAGCGGCCTCCTCGCTTACCTCGTAGAGCCCGCCAAAGACACGACTTCGAAGAAAACACCCGCCAAACCTGCCCCGGCAGCAGATTTCGCGGATGCGGACGACGACGGCCCGGGTAAATCCGGCGGCGCATCCACCGGCGATCTCATCATCGTCCAAACCGGCAAATCCCTCCTTTTCGATACCATCAAAAATGTTTCTTCCTACACCGTTTCCAAACCCGGCAATGCTTTAACGGCCGTGGTAAACCCGGGGAAAAAGGACAGTCTTGCCCAACCCGGCGTCCTGCTCTGGAACCCCGCCAAACGGGAAAGGAAATTCATCTCCAAAGGGCATGGACAGTTCGCGCAGTTCGCATTCGACGAAAAAGGCGAACAGCTCGCCTGGACGGTGAGCCGCGACAGCGCCAAAGCCCCCGTGACCGTGTATGCACTGGCTTTCTACGGCCCGGGAATGGACACGGCCCGCCTCGCCATTTCCCGCACCAGCAGCGGCATGCGCGATAAATGGAGCGTTTCCGAGAACGGCAACATCGCGTTTTCCCGAAACGGCCAGCGCATCTTCTTCGGCACCGCCCCCATTCCCAAGCCGAAAGACACGACCATCGTGGATTTCGAAGTGGCGAAAGTGGACGTGTGGCATTACCTCGACGATTACCTGCAGCCCATGCAGCTCAAAAACCTCGACCGCGAGCTGAAACGCAATTACACGGCCGTTTACTTCCCCGCAGAAAACCGCATGGTGCAGCTGGGAGACGATAGCATGGAGGATTTCAGATATGGGGACGAAGGAAACGCAGAATACGGGCTCGGCACCAGCGACAGCCACTCCCGCGTGGCCATGCAATGGACGGGCAAAACGAACAAAAACGCCTGGATGGTACACATCCCCAGCGGCCGCCGGATGTCGATCAAACAAGACCTGAACGGACAGATCGCCATTTCCCCCTCCGGGAAATACATCATCTGGTTCGATAACATGAACAGTCAATATTCCACCTACGATTTCCTCACCGGATCCACCCGCATCATCACCGCGGCGATCCCCGAGAAACTGACCGACGAGGAAAACGACGTGCCCGACTTCCCGTCGCCCTACGGCACTTCCGGCTGGATGGAGAATGATAAATACGTGTATATCAATGACCGGTACGACATCTGGCAGGTAGACCCCTCCGGCAAGGAAGCCCCTGTCATGGTAACGCAAGGCATCGGCCGCGCGAAGAAAACGGTGCTGCGCAACGTGAAACTCAATATGGACGAGCGTTTCTTCATCCCGAAACAAACCCTCCTCCTGGAAAGCCAGGCCGATTCCACGAAGCACGGTGGCTACTGGACGGTCCGCCTGCTCGACAAGGCAGCGCCCAAACCCGCTGTGAGCGGCCCTTACGCATTTACAGCCCCGATCAAGGCGAAAAACGCCAGCATGGTGCTGTACCAGCGTTCCACCTACCAGGAATCCCCCGATGTTTTTGCGGGCGAGGAACTGTCGACCGCCAAACGCATCAGCCAGCTCAATCCCCAGCAGCAGCAATATAACTGGGGCACGGCGGAGCTGTTCAAATGGAAGACTTTCAACGGACAGGAAACCGAAGGCATCGTGTACAAACCCGAAGACTTCGATCCTTCCAAAAAATACCCGGTGCTGATCTATTTCTACGAAAAGCTCACCGACGGATTGTATGGATACCAGCCGCCGGCGCCCACGCCTTCGCGCCTGAACATCACGTTCTTCGTGAGCCGCGGTTATGTGGTGCTGGCGCCGGATATCCGTTACGAGAACGGCCATCCCGGGAAGAGCGCCTATGATTATATCGTCAGCGGTGCGGAAGCGCTGGCGAAAAATCCCTGGATCGACCGTTCCAACATGGCCATCCAGGGCCAGAGCTGGGGCGGGTACCAGGTTTGCTATCTCGTAACGGCCACGCCCCTGTTCAAGGCGGCCTGGGCCGGTGCTCCTGTGGCGAATATGACGAGCGCCTACGGCGGCATCCGCTGGGAAAGCGGGATGAACCGGCAATTCCAGTACGAGCACACGCAAAGCCGCATCGGTGCTACGTTGTGGGACAAGCCCGAGCTGTACATCGAGAATTCGCCCCTGTTTCACCTCCCGAAAGTGACCACGCCGCTGGTGATCATGCACAACGATGCAGACGGGGCCGTGCCCTGGTACCAGGGGATCGAGATGTTCACGGGGCTCCGCCGCCTGGGGAAACCCGTGTGGATGCTCAATTATAATGGAGACGCGCATAACCTCATGCAGCGCCAGAACCGGAAAGACATCCAGGTGCGGCAGCAGCAGTTCTTCGACCATTATCTCAAAGGCGCGCCCGCTCCCAAATGGCTGAGCAAAGGCGTTCCGGCTACCGATAAGGGCCGTGATTGGGGTTTTGATGTAGAATAA
- the aroQ gene encoding type II 3-dehydroquinate dehydratase, whose amino-acid sequence MKIAIINGPNLNLLGKREPEIYGKLSFDEYFETLKAQFPKVELSYFQSNVEGEIVNQLQAIGFEYDGIILNGAAYTHYSYAIRDAIAAISTPVVEVHISNIYAREEFRHKSVTGGQAVGVITGLGMKGYELALRFLLER is encoded by the coding sequence ATGAAAATAGCCATCATCAACGGCCCCAACCTCAACCTGTTGGGCAAGCGCGAACCGGAGATTTACGGAAAGCTTTCGTTCGACGAATATTTCGAAACCCTGAAAGCCCAATTCCCGAAGGTGGAGCTTTCCTACTTCCAGAGCAATGTGGAAGGGGAAATCGTCAACCAGCTGCAGGCGATCGGGTTCGAATATGACGGGATCATACTCAATGGCGCGGCATACACCCATTATTCCTACGCCATCCGCGACGCCATCGCTGCCATCAGTACGCCGGTGGTGGAGGTGCATATCAGTAACATTTATGCCCGGGAAGAGTTCCGCCACAAGTCGGTGACAGGCGGCCAGGCCGTTGGCGTGATCACCGGTTTGGGCATGAAAGGATATGAACTGGCCCTTCGGTTTTTGCTGGAACGTTAA
- a CDS encoding 3'-5' exonuclease — MSALQLTRPLAVIDLETTGTNVATDRIIEIAVIKVMPDRSVQRKVKRINPQMPIPAASTAIHGIRDEDVADAPTWKQAANEFRQFLEQCDIAGYNSNRFDIPMLVEEFLRVGLTFDVKDRRFVDVQKIFHLMEKRTLSAAYKFYCDKDLTNAHSAEADAVATFEILEAQLERYATQLKADVDALAQFTKEDEYVDFARRIVRQNGTEIFNFGKYKGRAVRDVLKSEPQYYDWMMKAEFPLNTKEKLTEIYHDMMLKKP; from the coding sequence ATGTCTGCTTTACAACTTACCCGTCCCCTCGCCGTGATCGACCTGGAGACTACCGGCACCAACGTTGCCACCGACCGAATCATTGAAATCGCTGTCATCAAGGTGATGCCGGACCGCTCCGTGCAGCGCAAGGTAAAGCGGATCAACCCCCAAATGCCCATCCCCGCGGCCAGCACGGCCATTCACGGGATCAGGGACGAAGACGTGGCCGACGCGCCCACCTGGAAGCAGGCCGCCAACGAATTCCGCCAGTTCCTGGAACAGTGCGATATCGCCGGGTACAACTCAAACAGGTTCGATATCCCGATGCTGGTGGAGGAATTCCTGCGCGTGGGGCTTACTTTCGATGTGAAAGACCGCCGTTTCGTAGATGTTCAGAAGATTTTCCACCTGATGGAAAAACGGACCCTCAGCGCCGCGTACAAATTCTACTGCGATAAAGACCTGACCAACGCACACAGCGCCGAGGCCGACGCCGTAGCCACCTTCGAGATCCTGGAAGCCCAGCTGGAACGGTACGCCACCCAGCTGAAAGCCGACGTGGACGCCCTGGCGCAATTCACCAAAGAAGACGAGTACGTGGATTTCGCCCGCAGGATCGTGCGGCAAAATGGTACGGAAATATTCAATTTCGGGAAGTATAAAGGCCGGGCCGTGCGCGATGTGCTGAAATCCGAGCCCCAGTACTACGACTGGATGATGAAAGCCGAATTCCCCCTCAACACGAAGGAGAAGCTGACCGAGATCTATCACGACATGATGCTAAAAAAACCATAA
- a CDS encoding DMT family transporter: MKKAFLELHLSVFLAGFTGILGKLITLNEGMLVWYRLLITAVTMYVLFRWQGKLKKLPLRDVMRIGGVGCIVALHWIFFYGSIKYANVSIGVVCFSLTSLFTAVFDPLISRRRFDKMEMFLSMLTLAGILLIFHFDTQYRTGIVLGIISSMFAALFTVLNKKLVVKYDTANITFYELGVGFLALTAVMPFYLHAFPVESFVPGLTDTVYLLALSWFCTVWMYTLSMNALKKISPFTVNLCFNLEPLYSIILAFILFHENKLLHGGFYYGLGLILLSVMLQMLRVARQAKRAPAAH; the protein is encoded by the coding sequence GTGAAGAAAGCGTTTTTAGAGCTACATCTCTCCGTATTCCTCGCAGGGTTTACGGGCATCCTCGGCAAACTGATCACCCTCAACGAGGGAATGCTGGTCTGGTACCGGCTGCTGATCACCGCCGTGACCATGTACGTCCTCTTCCGCTGGCAGGGGAAACTGAAAAAACTGCCGCTCCGCGACGTGATGCGGATCGGTGGGGTCGGCTGCATCGTGGCCCTTCACTGGATCTTCTTCTACGGAAGCATTAAATATGCCAACGTCTCTATCGGCGTGGTCTGCTTCTCCCTCACCAGTCTTTTCACCGCTGTTTTCGACCCGCTGATCAGCCGGCGGCGGTTCGACAAGATGGAGATGTTCCTCAGCATGCTCACCCTCGCGGGCATCCTCCTCATCTTCCATTTCGATACGCAATACCGGACGGGCATCGTCCTCGGCATCATTTCCAGCATGTTCGCGGCACTGTTCACCGTGCTGAACAAAAAGCTGGTCGTGAAATACGACACCGCCAACATCACGTTTTACGAACTGGGCGTGGGCTTCCTCGCGCTCACGGCCGTTATGCCGTTCTACCTGCACGCCTTCCCCGTGGAAAGTTTCGTGCCCGGCCTCACCGATACCGTGTACCTCCTGGCCCTGTCGTGGTTCTGCACGGTCTGGATGTACACGCTGTCTATGAACGCGCTGAAAAAGATCTCTCCTTTCACCGTGAACCTCTGCTTCAACCTGGAGCCGCTGTACAGTATCATCCTGGCTTTCATCCTGTTCCACGAAAACAAGCTGCTCCACGGCGGGTTTTACTATGGCCTGGGATTGATCCTCCTGTCTGTGATGCTCCAGATGCTCCGCGTGGCGCGCCAGGCAAAGCGGGCGCCGGCCGCGCATTGA
- a CDS encoding polyprenol monophosphomannose synthase has product MEKLVIIPTYNEKDNIARMIETVFSLQQGFHILIVDDGSPDGTGAIVKGLQQQYPGQLFIEERSGKQGLGTAYIHGFRWALQRSYQFIFEMDADFSHNPKDLIRLYEACAKGGADLSVGSRYVPGGKTENWPWNRAVLSYGASVYVRLITWMPVKDATAGFVCYTRKVLETMDLGDIRFVGYAFQIEMKFTAWKLGFRIAEVPITFIDRKEGYSKMSKGIVKEGIFGVLKIQWHSLFGKRR; this is encoded by the coding sequence TTGGAAAAATTAGTTATCATACCCACATACAACGAAAAAGACAACATCGCGCGCATGATCGAGACGGTCTTTTCGTTGCAGCAAGGGTTCCATATCCTTATTGTTGACGACGGCTCGCCGGATGGCACGGGTGCGATCGTCAAAGGTTTGCAACAGCAGTATCCGGGTCAGTTGTTCATCGAAGAGCGGAGCGGAAAGCAGGGCCTCGGCACGGCTTATATCCACGGCTTCAGATGGGCGCTGCAGCGCAGTTACCAGTTCATTTTCGAGATGGACGCCGATTTTTCGCATAACCCGAAAGACCTCATCCGGCTCTACGAGGCCTGCGCCAAAGGCGGGGCAGACTTGTCTGTAGGCTCGCGGTACGTGCCGGGCGGCAAAACGGAGAACTGGCCCTGGAACCGGGCGGTGCTGTCGTACGGCGCTTCGGTGTACGTTCGCCTCATCACCTGGATGCCCGTGAAAGACGCGACCGCAGGGTTTGTGTGCTACACCCGTAAAGTGCTGGAAACCATGGACCTGGGAGATATCCGGTTCGTCGGCTACGCATTCCAGATCGAAATGAAATTTACCGCATGGAAGCTCGGTTTCCGGATCGCCGAAGTTCCCATCACCTTTATCGACCGGAAAGAAGGCTACTCCAAGATGAGCAAGGGCATAGTGAAAGAAGGTATTTTCGGAGTGCTGAAGATACAGTGGCACAGCCTCTTCGGAAAGCGCCGCTAA
- the ytxJ gene encoding bacillithiol system redox-active protein YtxJ — protein MWTTLESEEQLAAIRQRSFDHPVVIFKHSTRCPTSGMVKSRLERSVSPEGWEFYYLDLIRYRPVSNRIAELFGVEHESPQVLLIRNGECVYDESHMAIRMEELAELS, from the coding sequence ATGTGGACAACGTTGGAAAGTGAAGAACAGCTGGCAGCTATCCGGCAACGGTCTTTCGACCACCCCGTGGTAATTTTCAAGCACAGCACGCGCTGCCCTACCAGTGGTATGGTAAAATCGCGGCTGGAAAGGTCCGTATCGCCCGAAGGGTGGGAGTTTTATTACCTGGACCTCATCCGTTACCGCCCCGTCAGCAACCGCATCGCCGAGCTGTTTGGCGTGGAGCACGAATCGCCCCAGGTATTGCTGATCCGCAATGGTGAATGTGTGTACGACGAAAGCCATATGGCCATCCGCATGGAAGAACTGGCTGAGTTGAGCTGA
- a CDS encoding DUF6597 domain-containing transcriptional factor — MNTYILSPKDSLHPFVQRYIVLENISSAAEIAKAKLFSAGKQYLVFIRQGGLAFKPNDHAAFDLPAAAVTGPFTCVVNARVTGPLSAVIVQLNAYASHRLMGISMESVTNYFRDLTRIPGNWAQVTENIRQATDIHTIHHILDQALEGLIPHQQSSLKQVDEMVDYLIEQKGKVAMIDLALRFKTSRHTLERQFMEVTGLTPQLYNRILRRQRFA; from the coding sequence ATGAACACCTATATCCTTAGTCCTAAAGACAGCCTCCATCCTTTCGTTCAGCGCTACATTGTGCTGGAGAACATCAGCTCCGCTGCGGAGATCGCGAAAGCCAAACTTTTTTCGGCCGGCAAACAGTACCTGGTGTTTATCCGCCAGGGCGGGCTTGCTTTCAAACCGAACGACCATGCCGCTTTTGACTTGCCGGCAGCGGCCGTGACGGGGCCTTTTACCTGTGTGGTGAACGCGCGGGTGACGGGGCCGCTGAGCGCGGTGATCGTACAGCTCAATGCCTACGCCAGCCATCGTTTGATGGGCATCAGCATGGAATCGGTGACGAACTATTTCCGTGATTTGACGCGCATCCCCGGCAATTGGGCACAGGTAACGGAGAACATCCGCCAGGCAACAGACATCCATACAATTCATCATATCCTGGACCAGGCGTTGGAAGGCCTGATCCCACACCAGCAGTCTTCCTTGAAACAGGTGGATGAAATGGTGGATTACCTAATCGAACAAAAGGGGAAAGTCGCCATGATCGACCTCGCCCTTCGTTTCAAGACCAGCCGGCATACGCTCGAGCGCCAGTTCATGGAAGTGACCGGGCTCACACCTCAATTGTACAACCGCATTCTGCGCAGACAACGGTTTGCGTAA
- a CDS encoding sigma-70 family RNA polymerase sigma factor — protein MSNGIEHMIGAGGIYAGLPDRDLWNKVKEGDRAALDYIYRQHFRPLFGYGMKVHADETLVQDAIHDVFVSIWQGRGGLSATDSIRFYLLSSLKRRILRHLGKQLVLPDDDGAFYDAPSASPEDELIGKQSDQQRRARLAGVMAELPPRQQEVLYLRYYHGLDTRETADIMSLSVNSAYVLLSKALKYLKDNSDKIVFALAFFGNGGMGWDKIF, from the coding sequence TTGAGCAATGGTATTGAACATATGATCGGGGCAGGCGGTATTTACGCCGGGTTGCCAGACCGGGACCTGTGGAATAAAGTGAAGGAGGGCGACCGTGCTGCGCTGGATTACATTTACCGGCAGCATTTCCGCCCGCTTTTCGGGTACGGGATGAAGGTGCATGCGGACGAAACCCTCGTGCAAGACGCCATCCACGACGTATTCGTGAGCATCTGGCAGGGAAGGGGCGGGCTTTCCGCCACGGACTCCATCCGGTTCTACCTGCTTTCCAGCCTCAAACGGCGCATCCTCCGCCACCTCGGCAAACAACTGGTGCTGCCCGACGACGACGGTGCTTTCTACGATGCGCCGTCCGCATCTCCTGAAGACGAACTTATCGGCAAACAGAGCGACCAGCAGCGCCGCGCGCGCCTGGCGGGCGTGATGGCGGAACTGCCCCCGCGCCAGCAGGAAGTTTTGTACCTGCGGTATTACCATGGCCTCGACACCCGCGAAACGGCCGATATCATGTCGCTTTCCGTGAATTCCGCCTACGTATTGCTGTCAAAAGCACTGAAATATTTAAAAGATAACAGTGACAAAATCGTTTTTGCATTGGCCTTTTTCGGGAACGGCGGAATGGGATGGGATAAAATTTTTTGA
- a CDS encoding UbiX family flavin prenyltransferase, with translation MKHRIVVAVTGASGSIYARQLLQKLAVMKDQVDQVAIVMTDNAKTVWETELDEKGYEQLPFPFYAQKDFYAPFASGSGRFNTMIICPCSMGTLGRIAGGISNDLITRAADVVLKERRKLICVLRDTPYNLVHIRNMQTVTEAGGIICPATPSFYSKPQSIEDVAATVVDRVIDLAGLEQDTFRWGE, from the coding sequence ATGAAGCATCGTATAGTTGTGGCGGTTACCGGGGCCAGCGGGTCTATTTACGCACGGCAGCTCCTCCAGAAGCTGGCCGTGATGAAAGACCAGGTAGACCAGGTGGCCATCGTGATGACCGACAACGCGAAAACGGTTTGGGAAACCGAGCTGGACGAAAAAGGCTACGAGCAGTTGCCTTTCCCGTTTTACGCGCAGAAAGATTTTTACGCACCGTTCGCCAGCGGCAGCGGGCGTTTCAATACCATGATCATCTGTCCCTGTTCGATGGGTACCCTGGGCCGGATAGCCGGCGGCATCTCCAACGACCTCATCACCCGCGCGGCAGACGTGGTGCTGAAAGAACGCAGAAAACTCATCTGCGTGCTGAGGGATACGCCCTACAACCTGGTGCACATCCGCAACATGCAGACCGTAACCGAAGCCGGCGGGATCATTTGCCCCGCCACGCCTTCGTTCTATTCCAAACCACAGTCCATCGAAGACGTGGCCGCCACCGTGGTAGACCGGGTGATAGACCTGGCCGGCCTGGAGCAAGACACGTTCCGCTGGGGAGAATAA
- a CDS encoding FecR family protein, with protein sequence MADQTFTLEYFLSQPGFREWVLEKDPRATEHWEDWARRHPEHAATIQAAADWLLITAAQQAAPPAQLQEATWERIVASIEEAPRRRPMMRWMPWAAAAVVIGILAMILLPKKESEAFNTVSTAFGEVKTISLPDGSEIRLNVNSTVKYAVSWEGDSAREVWLGGEAFFEVKHESGNRKFIVHTNDVDIQVVGTAFNVNTRRVQTQVVLQNGKVNLKLNRKDTSLIAMRPGDMVTWSAERKELSNNRVDPGHYAAWQQQRLIFQDATLADVLLALEENTGIKVQLEDSAMLKETFTGTIPTDHIDVFFKTLSRSFDITITENGKNRYVIRKGGQ encoded by the coding sequence ATGGCCGACCAGACTTTCACGTTGGAATACTTCTTATCGCAGCCCGGCTTCCGGGAGTGGGTGTTGGAAAAAGACCCCCGCGCCACGGAGCATTGGGAAGACTGGGCACGCCGGCATCCGGAACACGCGGCAACCATTCAGGCCGCGGCAGACTGGCTGCTCATCACGGCCGCACAACAGGCCGCGCCGCCCGCACAACTGCAGGAAGCAACCTGGGAAAGGATCGTGGCGTCGATAGAAGAAGCGCCCCGCCGCCGCCCCATGATGCGCTGGATGCCCTGGGCCGCCGCTGCCGTGGTGATCGGCATCCTGGCCATGATATTGCTGCCGAAGAAGGAAAGCGAAGCGTTCAACACCGTTTCTACGGCGTTCGGCGAAGTGAAAACGATTTCCCTGCCCGACGGGTCGGAGATCCGCCTCAATGTAAATTCCACGGTAAAATATGCCGTTTCCTGGGAAGGCGATTCGGCCCGCGAGGTTTGGCTGGGCGGAGAGGCTTTTTTCGAAGTGAAACATGAATCCGGCAACCGGAAATTCATCGTGCATACAAATGATGTAGACATCCAGGTAGTGGGAACGGCGTTCAACGTCAACACCCGCCGCGTGCAAACACAGGTAGTGCTGCAAAACGGAAAGGTAAACCTGAAGCTCAACCGGAAAGACACTTCCCTCATCGCCATGCGGCCGGGAGATATGGTCACCTGGTCTGCCGAACGGAAGGAACTTTCCAACAACCGGGTAGACCCCGGCCATTACGCCGCCTGGCAGCAGCAGCGCCTCATCTTCCAGGACGCAACCCTGGCCGATGTTTTGCTCGCACTGGAAGAAAATACCGGGATCAAGGTACAGCTGGAAGATAGCGCCATGCTGAAAGAAACATTCACCGGAACCATCCCGACCGATCATATCGACGTGTTTTTCAAAACGCTGTCGCGGTCGTTCGACATTACCATCACGGAAAACGGTAAAAACAGGTACGTGATCCGGAAAGGGGGACAGTAA